From Oncorhynchus mykiss isolate Arlee chromosome 6, USDA_OmykA_1.1, whole genome shotgun sequence, the proteins below share one genomic window:
- the LOC118964887 gene encoding uncharacterized protein LOC118964887 isoform X1, whose amino-acid sequence MPEDSIISSVQEQLSKSDQMVAAGQLSQIDKVVGTMLENIEKISSECGEELVYQESLRSSSSLSFSTAKSQKTEWEFALPGTPIPSELPESTAQPIVRCSVIDMSKSTKPKTMVCDARTSMFAIADTIMKKVYPEAEGQVTSHPDLTDAIARLEELISQGRIGALSRDLSHQVTRIISDSNLTPLGLTVAAGKSASDTILSKLKRNDKVGKHTTYELVQLFVEESVKCLLLPSFVPYSTSMSLAQGAKVLARVSEDRISSSSSSSVFSDTVSLFTKVMVSQVMYSVHSDAESRGSSPTESLQTSETTISDVGNLLSGKSSPRLSPSGTIMATSETSNAAQILKANIDGEEVDTTSHSGVAQNIVRDDMSTSPDMVKDVTLPTPSSDNLGSDDDVTGLISMLVMRILTEIQTPAEDYPVDATRKSQDLIPKVMEVFCAWSGCSETQAYPENLRIHKVYRVVYKNLLEEFGSEKILQQAVSTQDSSFDRILVKSLSEALLHRCNEALRAASRTSVKTTGPKALPLAEDVRASSGKLSFLQRLVRLTSNLKLFKKGNKKDSHRSESEQVQTTAEDGMLPSIVPHAAMSALPKDLPASSQQETPHKRPLLVRMFSAISKGLFKPFKQSLKTK is encoded by the exons ATGCCAGaggacagtatcatcagcagtgtccaggagcaactgtcaaaatctgaccaaaTGGTGGCTGCAGGACAGCTTTCACAAATAGATAAAGTGGTTGGAACTATGCTGGAGAACATTGAGAAGATAAGCAGCGAATGTGGCGAGGAATTGGTCTATCAAGAGTCACTGCGGtcttcctcctcgttgtcattctcaactgccaaatcacagaagacagagtgggaatttgcactccctggcactcccattcCTTCTGAGTTACCCGAGAGTACTGCTCAGCCCATTGTAAGATGTTCAGTCATTGACATGAGCAAATCTACTAAGCCAAAAACAATGGTGTGTGATGCCAGAACAAGCATGTTTGCCATAGCCGATACCATCATGAAGAAGGTATATCCAGAGGCAGAAGGGCAGGTTACATCTCACCCTGATCTAACAGATGCAATAGCTAGACTGGAGGAGCTCATATCTCAGGgtaggattggtgctctctcCCGTGATCTCAGTCACCAAGTCACCCGCATAATTTCCGATagcaacttgacccctctgggactgacagtggcggctggaaagagtgcatctgataccatcctttcgaagctgaagaggaatgacaaggTGGGGAAGCACACAACTTACGAGCTGGTTCAGCTGTTTGTAGAGGAGTCTGTTAAGTGCCTCCTGCTTCCTAGTTTTGTGCCCTATTCAActtcaatgagtttggctcagggGGCCAAGGTGTTGGCTAGAGTGTCTGAAGATAGAATTTCTagctcttcttcttcatcagtaTTTAGTGACACAGTCAGTCTCTTTACCAAAGTTATGGTAAGCCAGGTCATGTACTCTGTGCATTCTGATGCAGAAAGTAGAGGATCCTCTCCAACTGAATCTCTCCAAACATCTGAAACCACTATATCTGATGTAGGCAATCTATTGAGTGGCAAGTCCTCCCCTCGGCTGTCTCCTTCTGGCACCATTATGGCAACAAGCGAGACCTCCAATGCAGCACAAATCTTGAAGGCCAACATTGATGGAGAGGAAGTGGATACCACCAGTCATTCTGGTGTAGCTCAAAACATTGTCAGGGACGATATGTCAACCAGCCCAGACATGGTCAAAGATGTCACACTTCCAACCCCATCCTCTGATAACTTGGGCAGTGATGATGACGTCACcggcctcatcagcatgttagtAATGAGAATTCTAACAGAAATCCAAACCCCAGCAGAAGATTACCCAGTTGACGCCACACGCAAGTCACAAGACCTGATCCCTAAAGTTATGGAGGTcttctgtgcatggtcaggctgctctgagacaCAAGCCTATCCAGAGAACTTGAGGATTCATAAAGTCTACAGAGTCGTCTATAAAAATCTGTTGGAGGAGTTTGGCTCGGAGAAAATCCTCCAACAggccgtgtcgactcaggactcTTCATTTGATAGGATTCTTGTCAAGTCTTTGAGTGAAGCGCTTCTCCACAGATGTAATGAGGCATTGAGGGCAGCCTCAAGAACATCAGTCAAAACCACCGGGCCTAAGGCTCTTCCACTGGCTGAGGATGTGAGGGCTAGCAGCGGGAAACTATCTTTTCTACAAAGGCTGGTCAGGCTGACAAGCAACTTAAAG CTATTCAAGAAGGGGAACAAGAAGGATTCCCACCGCTCTGAATCAGAACAAGTACAGACCACTGCTGAAGATGGCATGC tgCCCAGCATAGTGCCACATGCTGCCATGTCTGCACTGCCAAAGGATCTCCCCGCCAGCTCCCAACAGGAGACGCCTCACAAACGTCCACTTCTCGTCAGGATGTTTTCTGCCATCTCCAAAGGCCTGTTCAAGCCCTTCAAACAGTCCTTAAAGACCAAGTAA
- the LOC118964887 gene encoding uncharacterized protein LOC118964887 isoform X2 produces MSHFQPHPLITWAKVMEVFCAWSGCSETQAYPENLRIHKVYRVVYKNLLEEFGSEKILQQAVSTQDSSFDRILVKSLSEALLHRCNEALRAASRTSVKTTGPKALPLAEDVRASSGKLSFLQRLVRLTSNLKLFKKGNKKDSHRSESEQVQTTAEDGMLPSIVPHAAMSALPKDLPASSQQETPHKRPLLVRMFSAISKGLFKPFKQSLKTK; encoded by the exons ATGTCACACTTCCAACCCCATCCTCTGATAACTTGGGC TAAAGTTATGGAGGTcttctgtgcatggtcaggctgctctgagacaCAAGCCTATCCAGAGAACTTGAGGATTCATAAAGTCTACAGAGTCGTCTATAAAAATCTGTTGGAGGAGTTTGGCTCGGAGAAAATCCTCCAACAggccgtgtcgactcaggactcTTCATTTGATAGGATTCTTGTCAAGTCTTTGAGTGAAGCGCTTCTCCACAGATGTAATGAGGCATTGAGGGCAGCCTCAAGAACATCAGTCAAAACCACCGGGCCTAAGGCTCTTCCACTGGCTGAGGATGTGAGGGCTAGCAGCGGGAAACTATCTTTTCTACAAAGGCTGGTCAGGCTGACAAGCAACTTAAAG CTATTCAAGAAGGGGAACAAGAAGGATTCCCACCGCTCTGAATCAGAACAAGTACAGACCACTGCTGAAGATGGCATGC tgCCCAGCATAGTGCCACATGCTGCCATGTCTGCACTGCCAAAGGATCTCCCCGCCAGCTCCCAACAGGAGACGCCTCACAAACGTCCACTTCTCGTCAGGATGTTTTCTGCCATCTCCAAAGGCCTGTTCAAGCCCTTCAAACAGTCCTTAAAGACCAAGTAA
- the LOC118965031 gene encoding uncharacterized protein LOC118965031 — translation MEEPLKALFGVTEESLLISLVEGHSNPTSSSSSELSCAIVGEVVHQLNSGLSVAIQASPGSCPPMDSQDIAAGKEVIRVASVQILAEQQSQTSEPEWVGFIEPLMDPVTDDVLEAIVGTMDKMAQDFNILLDLAKKMTILGSKFLTNLQCDLDVECPSGKEGTTHFLKETGSSTSVVARKIQTLSSPDFQSKALKAVSTILTRKVSSSSGMAPSSRPSSAALSLTEVPLNTSCTALTSVTSTATVIVKAFVGGMETIASFEDTCEAVDWPVPVNDHKTGSSQKITFSLAGTLYGRIRAKLRDLLTLAAREEGVAKDASLRESSDTLEKATVSTVEVQLVTQHRTQ, via the coding sequence ATGGAGGAGCCTCTGAAGGCTCTTTTTGGGGTAACGGAAGAGAGCCTTCTGATATCCCTGGTTGAGGGTCACTCCAACcccacctcctccagctcctccgagTTGAGCTGTGCTATCGTGGGGGAGGTGGTACACCAGCTTAACTCTGGCCTCTCAGTGGCCATTCAGGCCAGCCCGGGGAGTTGCCCCCCTATGGACAGTCAGGACATAGCAGCAGGCAAGGAGGTCATTCGGGTAGCCTCGGTTCAGATCCTGGCCGAGCAACAGAGCCAAACATCTGAGCCAGAGTGGGTAGGGTTTATCGAGCCCCTCATGGACCCTGTGACCGATGATGTGCTGGAGGCCATTGTCGGCACAATGGACAAAATGGCACAGGACTTCAACATCCTATTGGATCTGGCCAAGAAGATGACAATCTTGGGGTCTAAATTTCTGACCAATCTTCAATGTGACCTAGATGTTGAGTGTCCATCTGGGAAGGAAGGGACCACTCACTTTCTCAAAGAGACTGGATCCTCTACCAGTGTGGTGGCCAGAAAGATTCAGACCCTCTCTAGCCCCGACTTTCAGTCTAAAGCCCTGAAGGCGGTGAGCACCATCCTTACAAGGAAAGTCAGCAGCTCTTCTGGCATGGCTCCTTCCTCTAGGCCTTCTAGTGCTGCTCTTAGCCTTACTGAAGTCCCGCTGAATACCAGCTGcacagccctgacatctgtaacctccactgccacagtgattgttaaggcatttgtgggaggcatggagacgatagcatcatttgaagacacatgtgaagcagttgattggccagttcctgtaaatgaccacaaaaCAGGGTCTTCACAGAAGATAACCTTCTCTCTAGCCGGTACACTCTATGGCCGTATACGAGCAAAGCTGAGGGACCTTTTAACTCTAGCCGCTCGAGAAGAAGGTGTGGCAAAGGATGCTTCTCTTCGGGAGTCTTCAGACACCCTGGAAAAGGCAACTGTTTCAACTGTTGAGGTCCAGTTAGTTACCCAGCACCGAACACAGTAG